A single Danio aesculapii chromosome 19, fDanAes4.1, whole genome shotgun sequence DNA region contains:
- the LOC130247175 gene encoding alpha-N-acetylgalactosamine-specific lectin-like: MNEWHWIGLNDLETEGRWVWVNNQTLDDTKVKFWHKIQFGKSEPDNWTGVDPSGEDCAVVKNDLDSLDSWLDVSCKRTYKFICEKKF; encoded by the exons atgaatgaatggcactGGATTGGACTCAATGATCTGGAGACTGAAGGACGTTGGGTTTGGGTGAACAACCAGACCCTCGATGACACCAAAGTAAA GTTTTGGCACAAGATCCAATTTGGGAAAAGTGAACCTGACAACTGGACAGGAGTTGATCCCTCTGGAGAAGACTGTGCTGTTGTTAAAAATGATCTCGACTCTTTAGACAGCTGGCTTGATGTTTCTTGCAAGCGGACATACAAGTTCATCTGCGAAAAGAAGTTTTAA